Genomic window (Paenibacillus sp. 37):
GCCATGAAGACCAGCCAAGCCCACACCGCTCTGAACAGCCGCTGATACGTTATTGACCAATTCCTGCTCAATCTGTCCCATCGTCCACAATGGCACGATCAGATCCAGACCCATCAGCTTCTCTGCATCCGCATAAGACTCCAACGTATTCGAGACTTCAACCTCAAACTGCTCTTCCTTCAAAATACGCTCAAAAATCGCTGCTACCTGCTCCGGTTCATGTCCATCCCAGCCGCCCCATACAATCAGTGCTTTACTCATCGTTTATTCACTCGCTTTCAACTAGTTTAGTTGTGCTCAACGCTAATCCTGACTTACTCCGCCTTGCTTACTTACATCTCTTCAAGTGTCACCCAGCGTCGCTCCGTCACCGAACGTTCTACCGCTTCCAGTACAGCCTGACAGGCGACCCCATCGTGGAAACTCGGTGATGGTTGTCGTCCTTCAGAGATCGCAGTTACCAACTCCAGCATTTCATGCGTGAACGTGTGCTCGAATCCAATCGTATGTCCGGCAGGCCACCAGGCTTCGGAGTACTTGTGTGCCGGATCGGTTGCCAGTACACGGCGGAATCCCTGTACGTCCTCTTCATCCTTTGTAAAATATACTTCCAGTTCGTTCATCCGCTCAAAATCAAACCGTACACTGCCGAGACTGCCATTAATCTCAAACGAGTTCGTACTGCGATGCCCCGCTGCAAAACGTGTAGCTTCGAAGCTGCCCAGCGCCCCTCCTGCGAATCGTGCCAGGAACAACGTAGCATCGTCGACGGTCACTTCTCCTTTCGGTGCATCCGCATTCGAACTGCCCTTTGCACTCAGCCCGGTCATCTCTGCTGCAAGTGGTCGTTCTTTGATAAATGTTTCGCTCATGCCGATGACTTCCTGGAATTCACCAACAAGGAAACGAGCCAGATCGATTAAGTGCGCGCCCAGATCCCCATGGGAACCAGAGCCAGCCACTTCTTTTTGCAAACGCCATACCAGCGGGAACGAAGGGTCCATGATCCAGTCCTGCAAGAAAAAAGCACGGAAATGATAGATCTTACCCAGTCGTCCGCTCTCCACCAGATCCTTCGCCAATTGCACCGCTGGTGAGAAACGGTAGTTGAACCCGACCATATGTGCGACTCCGGCCTCCTCTGCTGCCTGAAGCATCTCACGCGAATCCGCGAGGGACAGAGCAAGTGGTTTCTCACAAAACAGATGTTTGCCCTGACGAGCTGCTTCCAACGCAATTTCCTTATGGGCATCACTTGGCGCGTTAATATCAATCAGATCGATATCATCTCGCTTCACCAGTTCACGCCAATCTGTTACACTTTCGGACCAGCCGAACTGATTCGCTGCCTCCTGCACTCCCTGCTCGTTACGTCCACAGATCACAGACATCTCGGGCTGCAGCGGAGCAGACGGGAAAAACATCGGCAGACTGCGATAGGCATTACTGTGGGCCTTCCCCATAAACTTGTATCCAACCATTCCGACACGAAGACGATTTGACATGGTCATTTCCTCCTTTGGAATAATAAAAAGTCTTTCAATTTGTGTACCAATAAACTATTGACGGATAGAAGAAGCACGGATGATCAGTTCGGTAGGCAACAACGCTCTCGCTGATTCGGTTACCGCTACAACAGAGTTATTCGCTTTATGTGTATCACCCACAGACCCATGCATAAGCTTCGATACTGCAAATTCACCCATCTCAAAAAATGGAACCCTGACGCTACTCAGCGGCGGAACCGCCATCTCGGCGGCATCGGAGTCGTCATAACCCACAAATGCCGGAAAATCCGCAGGCCCTATTCCCCGCTCACGCAAACCATGCATGACACCAATGGCCATCCGGTCATTGGCCGCAAATACAGCATCAATCTCATGTAGGCGATCTGCTACAATCGCTGCCGCCTCAATGCCACTTCGTCTACTATAATTCCCCTCAAGCAATAGACTCGGGTCCAGCTCCATACCTGCTTCTTGCAGGCCAAGACGGACACCTTCCATTCGCTCCTGGCTGTTGGAGTAGCTGTCCGGACCATTGAGAAAAGCGACTTTGCGATATCCCTGATCCGTAAGATGACGTATGGCAAGCCTGCTTCCTTCCACATGATCCGCATCCACTTCCGTGAATGATTGGCCCTCAAAATGCTGATTCATGACACAGAACGGGTGTCCTTCCTTGTGAAGCTGCTGCATGGCCGCCAGTTCTTCATGATCGTCTCTGGCACCTAGGATAATGCAAGCGTCCACTTTCTGACGCCGGAACAGATCCGTATAATTCATTACTTCACCGGGTGTCCGGAACATAACCAACAGGTCCATGCCATTGTCTCTGGCTTTGCTTCCAATCCCACTCAGCATTTCCGAGAAAAAATACGCCGAGAACAGATGCGCCTTCGGAACATAAGGTAATACCACGCCAAGGTTCCCGCTTTTACTTCTGGCAAAACTGCGAGCAAGAGCGCTGGGCACATAGCCTAACTGTTCAGAAGCTTCAAGAACCTTGCGGCGTGTCTCTTCTTTAATAGGACCTACCCCATTAAGCACCCGGGAGACCGTTGCCTCGGAAACACCCGCAAGATCAGCCACTTCTTTACGAGATGCCATGATTTCACCCCCTTCTAGCTCACCTATAAATGATGTAATAACTAAAAATCGATATTTATGTACGCGCGTACATTTTCTCATGCCATGTAACCGTTGTCAATGCTTTAAACAAAAAATAACGAGAGCTCGGGTAAATCCAAGCCCTCATTATTATCTTGCCAGAGATGGTACTTTCATTGAATCCGAGCACCCTGTAACCTTAGGGGGTCCAAGTTACTTATCAAACACACTACAACGATTACGGTTGCTGCTATTTGTACAATTAATGGGGAGTGCAGCTCACAATGTCGTTGTAACGCCAAGATCAACGGAGGATTGACTAAACTCAGCCTGCTCCATCGTTTTCACAAGATTCGGAATGCGGTCCGATGGTTCAGGCGTGGATTGAAGCTGTCTTACTTTGTGCAGCACTTCTTTGTTAGGCAGGAAGTGTTGGGAACGAATGAATCGAATGGTCTTCGTTTTGGCACGCATGACAATCGAATCCGTCTCAGCCCGATCATCCGCAAGATACCGTACCCCTCCCAGAATCTCACCTGGCGTCACACCTGTTGCAGCAAAAATGACATCCTCTGTGCCGATCATATCCTGCATCGTTAACACTTTGTAAGGATTATCAATTCCCATCTGCAAGCAACGTTGGAATTCGTCTGCGTTGGCAGGCATCAGACGACCTTGAATCTCACCCCCAAGGCAAGATAGCGCTGCAGCAGCCAGCACACCTTCTGGCGCTCCTCCAGATCCGACATAGAGATCGATACCCGCCTCCGGGAAGGCCGGTGCCATCGCCCCAGCAACATCACCGTCACTGAGGAACTTGATCCGTACACCGACCTTGCGTAGAGTCTTAATTGTGCTCTCATGGCGCACACGATCCAGAATCATCACTGTCAGATCCGAGATGTTTTTGTTCAATGCGGCAGCGGCTTTCTCCAGTGTGACTTCAACCGGGTCTTCAATGCTTACCTTGCCTACAAGCGCAGGCCCTACCGCAAGTTTCTCCATATACATGTCCGGTGCGTGGAGCAGGTTACCTTTTCCCGCCACTGCAATAACCGATAGAGCGTTGTTTAGTCCTTTGGCCACGATTTCTGTACCTTCGAGCGGGTCTACAGCCACGTCAACCTCAGGCCCCTCAGCGTTGCCCACTTCCTCGCCGATGTACAACATGGGGGCTTCATCCATTTCTCCTTCACCGATTACCACCGTGCCGCGAATGGACACGGAATCGAACATGGCGCGCATGGCCAAAGTAGCCGCTTCATCTGCACTGTTCTTGTCGCCTCGTCCCATCCAGGGTGCTGAAGCTAACGCAGCCAATTCTGTTACTCTGACAATTTCCAACGCCAGTTCGCGTTCCATTTTTCCCACTTCCTTTCCAATTTCCAAAAGCATAACGTGAAAGCGGTACTAAATCCATCGCAAATCCATATGAAATTGATCTATAAAAGGCGTAGTAGCGCCTTTCGAACGATTCATACCTTATTTATCCAATTAATATTTTGATTGATTCTGCTCCTTTTTTCGGCTGGTTTTAAGAGTCCAATCCTCCTGATTTCTTACTTGAAATATTAATTTTATTTTCCATTTTCCGCTCGAAAACTAAATAATTCAACATGGTGGATTAACACGTCCGTTTCACGTGCAAAAAGTTCTTTTAACATGAGGTATATACAACTTATATTCTGATTATTAAGACTTAACCTTATCTAACAGACTACAAACGAAAACGATTTTCGGCTGACTGTCCAAACGTAGAATTAAACTAATAAATTATATTGACGATCCTTGAGATCAGCCTATTACCTTCACGATTATTGAGCAAAATTATACTGCCAGTTATGTATTAATCAGGCCTTTAACTTTTACTAAAGCCATAGATGCAGCTTATGAAGGTCATCGAAAATAATAAGTTTACATAATATTTATTATGTATTAATATTCGTCAATTTCTTCATTTTATGATTCAACGGTTCTGGCAAAACATAAAAAAGCCCGAAAGAATTCTGCTCAATAGCATTTTTCTCCCAAGCTTTTCCCTCGATGATCCAGTTACAGTAGCGTTTTGGTCATTATCAAATCAATCTGTTCCTCATCTCCCATGTAAAAAGCATGGGCTCCTGTCTGTACAAACCCCATCTTTTCATAAAAGGCGATAGCATTTTCATTTTTCTCCCACACACCTAACCAAATATTTGTTTTGTGATGTTCTTTTGCCATCGCTATGGCTTTATGGAGCAGCACTTTACCAAGGCCATGTTTTTGGAACTCTTTTTTGATGTACACCCGCTCGATCTCAAGGGATTCCACGCTCATCTTCTCAGACTGCGCATCATTGATATTCACCTTCATGTACCCAGCAACTTGATTGTTGACATAAATAAAAAGAAATTGCGAATCCGCCATGGACAGTTCCGTTTCCAATTGCTCCCGATTAAACGCCTTTTCCAGATAAGCTTTCATATTTTCGGGTGAATTTTGCGCTTTAAACGTTTCATTAAACGTCTCATAACTAATCTCCTGCAGTTCACATACATGTTCAATGGTACATCTCTCTATACGAATCGTCATCTATATTCACATTCCTTTAACAAGTTAATCGTTTGTTGCAAATGCAATAAAAAAGGGTTACATTGAATTTAGCTCAATTTTGTTGTATTTGCAACATAATATTAAAAAAGAGGTTGAATGAATTTGAAATATGTACTTTTTGTCGCAGGTATTCTCATCTTAACACTTGGCATTTCCCTTACCATCCAATCTGAATTGGGTACCTCACCGTTTGATGCACTTCTGGTAGGGCTGTCACATCATATAGGGCTAAGTGTAGGTAGCTGGGAGGTCATCATTGCTTTCCTATTAATTGGATGTAATTCGCTTTTGCAGCAGCAAAAACCCGAGTTTTTGGGACTCGTCACCGCATTCATTACTGGTGTCGGGATTGATATCTGGCTTTATGTATCTGATTCCTTGATCACACCCGAAGTTTGGTACAGCAAATTAATGACTTTTGTCATTGGTTTAGTGATCATAAGTATCGGCACGGCAATTTATTTACAGACCAATTTTGCACCCATTCCGATTGACCGCTTAACATTAATTTTGCGCGAAATCACGCGAACCCCCTTATTTGTATCGAGAACATTGATTTACTTTGTATTTTTGATGCTGGCATTCCTTTTTGGTGGACCGATCGGGCTTGGTACATTATTAACTGTGTGTTGCGCAGGTCTGCTTCTTCAGTTCATCATGGGCCATACGAAAAAGATAATAGATCGCATATGAACAGACATGGATACATCGTCACGTTCTAGAAGTGATAAAGAACATTCCGTCTAATCGGTGTACACCTTCTACACCATAAAAAGGCTGAATCAGAGGTTCAACCCCTGATCCAGCCCATTAAACGTGCTACCTACCTTTACGGCTCAATTCCCCATACCAGCTGACCGTTCACATACCCGGTGACCTTATCATGGTTTGCGAACTGACTACCAGATGCCTTAAACGAGTAATCATTAGTCTGTGTGTAATTCGTCCAATTGTTTTTGGAAAAGCGAGTTTGAACCTCTGCGCTCTGGCCCGCATTCAGTGATCCCGCTGCACTTGTAAAGCCCACTTCAAGATAATGATCCGCTCCGGCAACTGGAGTCGCCAGTTTAACGAATTGGCTCGTTACATTTGTGCTGCCCATACTGGCCCAGTCGGACCAGAAACTCTGAGCTTCCTCCCCGTCAATTGTATAGTAATACCGGAGTTTTACATCACTTAACGGAATAGCCGAATTGCCTGAGTTGACCAATTTGAATTTGGGTGAAATTCCGTTGGTGGATGCAATTGTATTGCCGTTAAAAGCTTGAATCGTCAAATCCCCTGCTGGGACAGTAACGGTGCTATCTATGACGTTCACCGTTAGCACAGCGTCATTTCCTCCATTGAAGTGAAGGGTCAATACGTTCTGGCCCAGCGGAAGCGTGGCAAGATAGGATTTGTTCAGAACAACAGCAGAGCTGGATGCTGTATAATTCTGACCCGCTACAAGCGTAGCATTCCCCTTCGTGATGCTTGTGAGCTGACGGCCGTTTAAGGTGAGAGATACGGAAATATCCTGTGCGGGATTCGTCGCTTTATCAAATGTTGCATTCACAGGAGAAATCACAGCATTTGTACCCGGTGTTGAATCCACAATTTTGACTTTTAACACAGGGTCCTGACCTTGAATAAAATCCAGAACAATCGAATGCTCACCAACTGGCAGGGTTGCCAGATAAGCTTTTTTCAGCAGCAATGTGCTTCCGTTCAAGGTATAGTCTGTCGTTGCGGTCAACGCATTGTTGCCTGCCCGGAGAGCAGTTAGCGTATTGCCGTTTGCATTCACGGTTACGGTTTTATCGCTTTGATTGGGTGTGTATTTGTCAAATTCAACGTTTCCAGGTGTGATGGATGCACTGGGGTTGGGATTGTTAACCTTTAGATTTGGCAGCTCATCCAACGTAATGACATAATCACTTTGATAAAGCGTTTTCAGTGTTGCCGGGTAATTAAATGCAGAACTCATCAGATGCTCGCCATACCAAGGACAGAAGTACAGCCATCCTGACTTCTCCTCTGTCAGATTTTTCACGCTTGGAATCGTGTCGTTCTCCGTCATCGCTACCATTTTTGTACCGCCCGTCAACTCAACAAGCTTATAGAAAATCGAGGTAATCGCATCCTCATTGGGCACGCCCGACAAACCGTCATAACGGTTGTAGATCGTATTGTATTTGTCGTATCCGACAAGATCTACCTGGTCATCACCCGGATACCAAGCCGGAGAAGTACTATATACATAGCTGTTGTAGGTCCAGATCAGATTGTGCAAGCCATACGTCTCGGTCAGTTCGGTATAGAGCAGATTCCATAGCTGTTTGTATACGTCTGCGCCTGCCGAAGCCCACCAGAACCATGCGCCTTCCCCGTTCAGCCCGCCGTTGCCTTCTGCTTCATGATACGGACGGAAAAGCACTGGCACATCGTTATCTTGCAAAATCAGCAATTGTTCGGCCAGATCCTCGATGGTCATCATCACGTACTGATACTCTTTCGTACCGGGAATTACCGCATTTGCTGTATTAAAATTCGTTTCGGTTGGCTTGTACGTAGCTTCTTTCCAATCCACAAAGTCCCCAAGCTCATACGTATTGAAATTACGAGGCACATTGATATGCCAGGAAGCTGTTGCAATACCTTCACGGTTATTCACCCAATCAATCATGCGATCGGTTGTGCCGTCCTCCCAACCATACAACGGATTATAGTTCATCAGATCAAAGCCACGGATAGCCGGATACTTTCCGGTCAAATCATGAATCCACTCGAATTCAAGCCCTGTATCTCCGTCATTCCCTCCTCCGTAGATCTCTTGCTGACCAGAAATAATGTTGTTTCCGTATACCTCCGTTAAATAATTCATCAAAATTTGAGTTTCCGGTGTAGCTTCAGGATCAGTGAGAACTGGCTGCACATTCAGGGGATCCAGATCAGCATGATCCACTGTAAAAGTATCAAAATACGCGAAGCCCCAGCCAGCCTTCAGCTCAATCGTATTGACACCCTGATTCAGCTTGTGAAAGCCAAAATCGAAGTCTGACCATGTTGTCGTGTAAGGCAGCATGTACGCACCTTTCGTAACACCATTCACAATTAAATTTTGTGACCTGCCATCTGCACTGAGCTCCTGCATATATCGTGTGGAGATTGCGTACATGCCGGTTTCCGGGACAGTAACTGTGAAGGTTAATGTGCCAGAGTTCTGCATCCAGACAAATCCGGCCCCTGAGAATCCGGGCTTGGGTTGTCCATAGATTGAAGTAACCACTTGAAGATCCGGGGTGAGCTGCGCATTTTCGCTTTCGATGGTGAACAATGGTGTGTCTGCATGAACGGGCGCTGTCATTAATCCAAGCAGTAGGACCAATGCCAGCATCATTGCGGTTGCCTTTTTGAGCAAATTTTTCATCAATTCCATCTTCCTTCCCAAGTGAAATATGATAATGAAATGTCAATGAACCCATTCATGATGGCGCTTTCATTGTAAACATAGCATGCACATCAATATTTGTAAATATATGGTGAATACGAATGTTGGTAATTCTTTTGTACCAGTACTTTGAGTGATATTTTTTCTTCATTCAACCCAAATTGATAAAAATCGAAAACGATTCATTATCTAACCAGAATCGGGCCTAAACCTCATCTCCCGTTATATGATTTCACTTGGGAAAACCTAAAAAACAAAAAAAGCATTCCTGGATCGAATGCTTTTTCAAAGAATGATTCTTCAATTCTCCTTGTTCTTGTTTTTATGCCTACGTCCTACGTCCTACGTCCTGCGCACCAACTCAACTAACGGTTTCCTGGGCAGACGTCTCCTTTGTCGCACAGCGTTCCCCTGCCTTGCGTACCGCCCGAATAATGCCACCATAGCCGGTACAACGACACAGATTCCCGCACAATCCCGTTTCAATCTGTTCTTGAGAAGGCTCAGGATGTGCATCCAGTAATGCCTTGGTTGAGATCACCATGCCCGGAGTGCAGTAGCCGCACTGGAAGCCACCTTCCTCCACAAAAGCCTGTTGAATCGGATGCAGAGTGCCTTTCTCATCCCCTTGCAGACCTTCAATCGTCATAATGTCACTTCCCTCACATTGATAAGCCATGATAAGACAGGAGTTCACAGGCTCTCCATCCATCAGAACCATACATGCGCCGCATCGACCGACTTCGCAGGATACTTTGGTACCCGTTAGTTGCAAATGAGTCCGTAGCACATCGACAAGCCGGGTCGTTTGCGCGATCTCCAGATGTTTCTGTTCGCCGTTCACAACGGCTGTCCAGTGACTCTCAAGTGGTTTACTCATGACGGGCTCACTCCTTCCTGCAAAGGTACATTTAAAGGTCTGACCAGTTGTTCCCTCGGTACAGGAAGACGGTTAACCCATACGCCTGTCGCCTGATGTATTGCGGCAGTAATGGCTGGCGCAAGCGCTACGGAACCAATCTCACCGATCCCCCTCGGTCCAAACGCA
Coding sequences:
- a CDS encoding Gfo/Idh/MocA family protein → MSNRLRVGMVGYKFMGKAHSNAYRSLPMFFPSAPLQPEMSVICGRNEQGVQEAANQFGWSESVTDWRELVKRDDIDLIDINAPSDAHKEIALEAARQGKHLFCEKPLALSLADSREMLQAAEEAGVAHMVGFNYRFSPAVQLAKDLVESGRLGKIYHFRAFFLQDWIMDPSFPLVWRLQKEVAGSGSHGDLGAHLIDLARFLVGEFQEVIGMSETFIKERPLAAEMTGLSAKGSSNADAPKGEVTVDDATLFLARFAGGALGSFEATRFAAGHRSTNSFEINGSLGSVRFDFERMNELEVYFTKDEEDVQGFRRVLATDPAHKYSEAWWPAGHTIGFEHTFTHEMLELVTAISEGRQPSPSFHDGVACQAVLEAVERSVTERRWVTLEEM
- a CDS encoding LacI family DNA-binding transcriptional regulator: MASRKEVADLAGVSEATVSRVLNGVGPIKEETRRKVLEASEQLGYVPSALARSFARSKSGNLGVVLPYVPKAHLFSAYFFSEMLSGIGSKARDNGMDLLVMFRTPGEVMNYTDLFRRQKVDACIILGARDDHEELAAMQQLHKEGHPFCVMNQHFEGQSFTEVDADHVEGSRLAIRHLTDQGYRKVAFLNGPDSYSNSQERMEGVRLGLQEAGMELDPSLLLEGNYSRRSGIEAAAIVADRLHEIDAVFAANDRMAIGVMHGLRERGIGPADFPAFVGYDDSDAAEMAVPPLSSVRVPFFEMGEFAVSKLMHGSVGDTHKANNSVVAVTESARALLPTELIIRASSIRQ
- the glpX gene encoding class II fructose-bisphosphatase yields the protein MERELALEIVRVTELAALASAPWMGRGDKNSADEAATLAMRAMFDSVSIRGTVVIGEGEMDEAPMLYIGEEVGNAEGPEVDVAVDPLEGTEIVAKGLNNALSVIAVAGKGNLLHAPDMYMEKLAVGPALVGKVSIEDPVEVTLEKAAAALNKNISDLTVMILDRVRHESTIKTLRKVGVRIKFLSDGDVAGAMAPAFPEAGIDLYVGSGGAPEGVLAAAALSCLGGEIQGRLMPANADEFQRCLQMGIDNPYKVLTMQDMIGTEDVIFAATGVTPGEILGGVRYLADDRAETDSIVMRAKTKTIRFIRSQHFLPNKEVLHKVRQLQSTPEPSDRIPNLVKTMEQAEFSQSSVDLGVTTTL
- a CDS encoding GNAT family N-acetyltransferase, producing MTIRIERCTIEHVCELQEISYETFNETFKAQNSPENMKAYLEKAFNREQLETELSMADSQFLFIYVNNQVAGYMKVNINDAQSEKMSVESLEIERVYIKKEFQKHGLGKVLLHKAIAMAKEHHKTNIWLGVWEKNENAIAFYEKMGFVQTGAHAFYMGDEEQIDLIMTKTLL
- a CDS encoding YczE/YyaS/YitT family protein; the encoded protein is MKYVLFVAGILILTLGISLTIQSELGTSPFDALLVGLSHHIGLSVGSWEVIIAFLLIGCNSLLQQQKPEFLGLVTAFITGVGIDIWLYVSDSLITPEVWYSKLMTFVIGLVIISIGTAIYLQTNFAPIPIDRLTLILREITRTPLFVSRTLIYFVFLMLAFLFGGPIGLGTLLTVCCAGLLLQFIMGHTKKIIDRI
- a CDS encoding glycosyl hydrolase translates to MKNLLKKATAMMLALVLLLGLMTAPVHADTPLFTIESENAQLTPDLQVVTSIYGQPKPGFSGAGFVWMQNSGTLTFTVTVPETGMYAISTRYMQELSADGRSQNLIVNGVTKGAYMLPYTTTWSDFDFGFHKLNQGVNTIELKAGWGFAYFDTFTVDHADLDPLNVQPVLTDPEATPETQILMNYLTEVYGNNIISGQQEIYGGGNDGDTGLEFEWIHDLTGKYPAIRGFDLMNYNPLYGWEDGTTDRMIDWVNNREGIATASWHINVPRNFNTYELGDFVDWKEATYKPTETNFNTANAVIPGTKEYQYVMMTIEDLAEQLLILQDNDVPVLFRPYHEAEGNGGLNGEGAWFWWASAGADVYKQLWNLLYTELTETYGLHNLIWTYNSYVYSTSPAWYPGDDQVDLVGYDKYNTIYNRYDGLSGVPNEDAITSIFYKLVELTGGTKMVAMTENDTIPSVKNLTEEKSGWLYFCPWYGEHLMSSAFNYPATLKTLYQSDYVITLDELPNLKVNNPNPSASITPGNVEFDKYTPNQSDKTVTVNANGNTLTALRAGNNALTATTDYTLNGSTLLLKKAYLATLPVGEHSIVLDFIQGQDPVLKVKIVDSTPGTNAVISPVNATFDKATNPAQDISVSLTLNGRQLTSITKGNATLVAGQNYTASSSAVVLNKSYLATLPLGQNVLTLHFNGGNDAVLTVNVIDSTVTVPAGDLTIQAFNGNTIASTNGISPKFKLVNSGNSAIPLSDVKLRYYYTIDGEEAQSFWSDWASMGSTNVTSQFVKLATPVAGADHYLEVGFTSAAGSLNAGQSAEVQTRFSKNNWTNYTQTNDYSFKASGSQFANHDKVTGYVNGQLVWGIEP
- a CDS encoding (2Fe-2S)-binding protein, with translation MSKPLESHWTAVVNGEQKHLEIAQTTRLVDVLRTHLQLTGTKVSCEVGRCGACMVLMDGEPVNSCLIMAYQCEGSDIMTIEGLQGDEKGTLHPIQQAFVEEGGFQCGYCTPGMVISTKALLDAHPEPSQEQIETGLCGNLCRCTGYGGIIRAVRKAGERCATKETSAQETVS